The following coding sequences are from one Dreissena polymorpha isolate Duluth1 chromosome 8, UMN_Dpol_1.0, whole genome shotgun sequence window:
- the LOC127842869 gene encoding leukocyte elastase inhibitor-like, whose translation MMGTERYEAYLHHLRYMSSSASKFSLDLFQHVVSHNPHSNLFMSPSIIFVAMTMVQIGARNETRNQMISTLQFRSKDQQSILDAASSFAYRLNKRSDHGILRSANRLYPISGKGILGDYRKAVVEHFASDVKHVCFISNPEGSRQEINKWVEEVTNEKIKNLLPSGSINALTRMVVANAIYFKGHWMTQFQPQSTTQTDFHTLDGKSLKIDMMKREMKKVRYSKNAALDCKVLQLPYIGNEMYLIESEMAMIVLLPNTVTGLLEMEKKINVQNMNQCIEDVFSPTVIVSIPKFKLESSFQLSDTLSALGMPDVFNQNKADLSGMGTDLFVSQVFHKACVDVNEEGIEEAAATAATMPAPPRTFIQTFTADHPFMFLIWNYEMMAPLFVGRFTGLETKAAQTRDEL comes from the coding sequence ATGATGGGAACGGAAAGGTATGAAGCGTATTTACATCATTTGAGATACATGTCATCAAGTGCTTCAAAATTTTCTTTGGACCTCTTTCAACATGTCGTTTCACACAATCCCCATAGCAACCTGTTCATGTCGCCTAGCATCATTTTTGTTGCCATGACGATGGTTCAAATTGGAGCAAGAAATGAAACCAGAAACCAAATGATTTCTACTCTTCAATTTCGATCCAAAGATCAACAGTCAATACTTGATGCTGCTAGTAGTTTTGCTTACCGGTTGAATAAAAGGAGCGATCATGGCATACTGAGAAGCGCTAATAGACTCTATCCGATCAGTGGTAAAGGCATTTTGGGCGATTATAGAAAAGCTGTAGTCGAACATTTTGCCTCAGATGTCAAACATGtgtgcttcatttccaacccagaGGGAAGCAGACAAGAAATAAACAAATGGGTAGAGGAAGTCACAAATGAAAAGATAAAAAACCTTCTGCCTAGCGGATCTATTAATGCACTCACAAGAATGGTAGTTGCAAATGCTATCTATTTCAAAGGACACTGGATGACACAGTTTCAGCCACAGAGTACAACACAAACTGATTTTCATACATTGGACGGAAAGTCTTTGAAGATAGACATGATGAAACGAGAAATGAAGAAAGTGCGATATAGCAAGAATGCAGCTTTGGATTGTAAGGTTTTACAACTGCCTTACATTGGTAATGAAATGTATCTCATTGAGAGTGAAATGGCTATGATAGTTTTACTTCCAAACACCGTCACTGGATTGCTGGAAATGGAGAAAAAGATAAACGTCCAAAACATGAACCAATGTATCGAAGATGTTTTCTCACCAACTGTTATAGTTTCCATTCCGAAATTCAAGCTTGAGAGTTCATTCCAGCTTTCAGATACATTATCTGCTCTCGGAATGCCGGACGTGTTTAATCAAAACAAAGCTGACCTCTCTGGAATGGGGACGGACTTGTTTGTTTCTCAGGTGTTCCACAAGGCGTGTGTGGATGTAAACGAAGAAGGTATAGAGGAAGCAGCTGCAACTGCTGCAACCATGCCAGCTCCTCCACGGACGTTTATACAGACGTTTACGGCTGATCACCCGTTCATGTTTTTGATTTGGAACTATGAGATGATGGCGCCACTGTTTGTTGGTCGCTTTACTGGACTCGAAACTAAAGCTGCTCAGACACGAGACGAACTCTAG